One Cervus canadensis isolate Bull #8, Minnesota chromosome 12, ASM1932006v1, whole genome shotgun sequence DNA window includes the following coding sequences:
- the LOC122451335 gene encoding LOW QUALITY PROTEIN: transcriptional adapter 3-like (The sequence of the model RefSeq protein was modified relative to this genomic sequence to represent the inferred CDS: substituted 1 base at 1 genomic stop codon): MSELKDCPLQFHDFKSVDHLKVCPRYTAVLAHPEDDGIGIEELDTLQLELETLLSSASRRLRVLEAETQILTDWQDKKGDRXFLKLGRDHELGAPPKHGKPKKQELEGKAGHGPGPGPGQPKSKNLQPKIQEYEFTDDPIDVPCIAKNDAPNRFWASVEPYCADSTSEEVCTLEELLKPPEDEAEHYKIPPLGKHYSQRWAQEDVLEEQKDGARAAAAADKKKGLMGPLTELDTKDVDALLKKSEAQHEQPEDGCPFGALTQRLLKALVEENIFSPMEDSSIPDMSGKESGADGASTSPRNQNKPFSVPHTKSLESRIKEELIAQGLLESEDRPAEDSEDEVLAELRNWQAELKALSAHNRTKKHHLLRLGKEEVSRQELRQRVRMADNEVMDAFRKIMAARQKKRTPTKKEKDQAWKTLKERESILKLLDG; encoded by the coding sequence ATGAGTGAGCTGAAGGACTGCCCCTTGCAGTTCCACGACTTCAAGTCTGTGGACCACCTGAAGGTCTGTCCCCGCTACACAGCGGTGTTGGCGCACCCTGAGGATGACGGCATCGGCATTGAGGAGCTGGACACCCTGCAGCTGGAGCTTGAGACCCTGCTCTCCTCTGCCAGCCGGCGCCTGCGGGTGCTTGAGGCTGAAACCCAGATCCTCACTGACTGGCAGGATAAGAAAGGTGACCGATGATTCCTGAAGCTGGGTCGAGACCATGAGCTTGGAGCTCCCCCCaaacatgggaagcccaagaagcagGAACTGGAAGGGAAGGCGGGACAtgggcctggccctggccctgggcaACCCAAATCCAAAAACCTTCAGCCCAAGATCCAGGAATATGAATTCACTGATGACCCAATTGATGTGCCATGTATCGCCAAGAATGACGCCCCCAACAGATTCTGGGCTTCGGTGGAGCCATACTGTGCTGATAGCACCAGTGAGGAAGTGTGCACGCTAGAGGAGCTACTGAAACCCCCAGAAGATGAGGCTGAACATTACAAGATTCCGCCCCTGGGGAAGCACTACTCCCAGCGCTGGGCACAGGAGGACGTGCTGGAGGAGCAGAAGGACGGGGCCCGGGCAGCAGCCGCGGCTGACAAGAAGAAAGGCCTCATGGGGCCCCTGACCGAACTGGACACTAAAGATGTGGATGCCCTGCTGAAGAAGTCTGAGGCCCAGCATGAGCAGCCAGAAGACGGGTGTCCCTTTGGTGCCCTGACACAGCGCCTGCTGAAGGCCTTGgtggaggaaaatattttttcccccatggaGGACTCTTCTATTCCAGACATGTCTGGGAAAGAATCGGGGGCGGATGGGGCAAGCACCTCTCCCCGCAATCAGAACAAGCCCTTCAGCGTGCCGCATACTAAGTCCTTGGAGAGCCGCATCAAGGAGGAGCTGATCGCCCAGGGCCTGCTGGAATCTGAGGACCGCCCCGCAGAGGACTCGGAGGACGAGGTTCTGGCGGAGCTGCGCAACTGGCAGGCTGAGCTGAAGGCGCTCAGTGCCCACAACCGCACCAAGAAGCACCACCTGctgaggctggggaaggaggaagtgaGCCGGCAGGAGCTGAGGCAGCGGGTCCGCATGGCAGACAATGAGGTCATGGATGCCTTCCGCAAGATCATGGCTGCCCGGCAGAAGAAACGGACCCCCACTAAGAAGGAGAAAGACCAAGCTTGGAAGACTCTGAAGGAGCGTGAGAGCATCCTGAAGCTGCTGGACGGGTAG